The Petrocella atlantisensis genome has a window encoding:
- the rlmH gene encoding 23S rRNA (pseudouridine(1915)-N(3))-methyltransferase RlmH, protein MKISLISVGKIKEKYLKDAISEYTKRLSAYCSLVFIEVADEKAPETLSNKEAIQIKEKEGEKILSKIKEGQYVFALDLSGKQRTSEAFAKELDQLQIYGNSDLVFVIGGSLGLSQEVINRSNTQISFSKMTFPHQLMKVILLEQIYRGYKIIRNEPYHK, encoded by the coding sequence ATGAAGATATCTCTTATAAGTGTCGGTAAAATCAAAGAAAAATATCTAAAAGATGCAATAAGTGAATATACCAAAAGATTATCCGCCTATTGTAGCCTTGTTTTTATAGAAGTAGCCGATGAAAAAGCACCGGAGACCTTAAGCAACAAAGAAGCCATACAGATCAAAGAGAAAGAAGGGGAGAAAATTCTTTCAAAGATCAAAGAAGGCCAATACGTCTTCGCTCTTGACCTTAGTGGTAAGCAAAGAACTTCAGAAGCCTTTGCCAAAGAATTAGACCAGCTGCAGATCTATGGTAACAGCGATCTGGTCTTCGTCATTGGTGGAAGCCTGGGCCTAAGTCAAGAGGTTATAAACAGATCCAATACCCAGATATCCTTCTCCAAGATGACCTTTCCCCATCAATTGATGAAAGTCATCCTATTAGAACAGATCTATCGAGGGTATAAGATTATAAGGAATGAGCCTTATCATAAATGA